The following are encoded in a window of Gramella sp. MT6 genomic DNA:
- the xerD gene encoding site-specific tyrosine recombinase XerD, producing MKWQNALQDYRHYLKLERRLSANSIENYSLDLVKLINYLDVNEIQISPVKITDKTIQEFIYSASKNLNARSQSRLISGLRSFFSYLVFEDYRKDNPLDLMESPKIGRKLPDTISIEEVDRIIAAVDLSKNEGERNRAIIETLYGCGLRVSELIDLKLSDLFFEEGFIKVTGKGDKQRFVPISEYTVKFINIYKDEVRVHQDIKPEATDTLFLNRRGNRLTRAMIFTIVRRLTEAAGIKKKVSPHTFRHSFATHLLENGADLRAIQQMLGHESITTTEVYVHVDRSHLRDVMETFHPRK from the coding sequence ATGAAATGGCAGAATGCGTTACAGGACTATCGGCACTATTTAAAGCTTGAACGCAGGCTTTCAGCAAATTCCATTGAAAATTACAGCCTGGACCTGGTTAAACTTATCAATTATCTTGATGTTAATGAGATCCAGATAAGTCCGGTAAAAATTACCGATAAAACCATCCAGGAATTCATTTATAGCGCCTCAAAAAATCTTAACGCAAGGTCCCAATCCAGATTGATTTCAGGTTTACGTAGTTTCTTCAGTTACCTGGTATTTGAAGATTACCGGAAAGACAATCCCCTTGACCTTATGGAATCTCCTAAAATAGGCAGAAAGCTTCCAGATACAATCTCCATAGAGGAGGTAGACCGAATTATCGCTGCAGTAGATCTTAGTAAAAATGAAGGGGAACGTAACCGGGCAATTATTGAAACTCTTTATGGCTGCGGACTTAGAGTTTCTGAACTAATTGATCTCAAACTATCTGATCTTTTCTTTGAAGAGGGTTTTATCAAAGTAACCGGAAAAGGAGACAAACAGCGTTTTGTTCCGATTTCAGAATATACCGTGAAATTTATAAATATCTATAAGGACGAGGTGAGAGTACATCAGGATATAAAACCTGAAGCCACCGATACCTTATTTTTAAATCGGCGCGGAAATAGGCTTACCAGAGCAATGATCTTTACTATTGTAAGAAGGTTAACTGAAGCTGCGGGAATCAAAAAGAAAGTGAGTCCTCATACTTTTCGGCATTCTTTTGCTACCCACTTATTGGAGAATGGAGCCGATCTAAGAGCGATCCAGCAAATGCTGGGCCACGAGAGCATTACTACCACCGAAGTCTATGTACACGTAGACAGATCGCATTTAAGGGATGTTATGGAAACCTTCCACCCCAGAAAGTAG
- a CDS encoding cysteine desulfurase family protein, producing MENVYFDSAATTQLREEVVEKMTSVLKENYGNPSSTHSFGRSSKSLIERARKTVAGILNVKASEIVFTSGGTEADNLTLNSAVRDLGVKRIITSKIEHHAVLYTVNQLQECFDVEVEYVNIKSNGDVDLEDLENRLKSSDKKTLVSLMHVNNEIGNMLDLKKTAELIKSYKALFHSDTVQSIGHFNLDLNDIPVDFTAVSAHKFHGPKGVGFAFVRRNSGLKPLIFGGEQERGHRAGTEGVHNIVGLEESLKLAYENLEEEKEYVSSLKKHFIDSLKKEIPGVKFNGACEDFEKSTYTLINVCLPVSQEKALMLLFQLDLKGIACSKGSACQSGSEQGSHVLNAFLSEEDRKKPSLRFSFSRFNTKEEIDYVVKTLKEFIED from the coding sequence ATGGAAAATGTGTATTTTGATTCAGCAGCTACTACCCAGTTAAGGGAGGAAGTGGTCGAAAAAATGACCAGCGTTTTAAAAGAAAATTATGGTAACCCGTCTTCTACCCATAGCTTCGGGAGATCTTCAAAATCTCTAATAGAAAGGGCCAGAAAAACTGTCGCAGGTATATTGAACGTTAAGGCGTCTGAGATCGTTTTCACTTCTGGTGGGACTGAAGCAGATAACCTTACTCTAAATTCAGCCGTTCGTGATCTTGGAGTTAAGAGGATCATTACTTCTAAAATTGAGCATCACGCCGTGCTGTACACGGTAAATCAACTTCAGGAATGTTTTGATGTTGAAGTGGAATATGTGAACATAAAAAGTAATGGAGATGTAGATCTTGAAGATCTTGAAAACAGACTGAAAAGTTCAGATAAAAAGACCCTGGTTAGCTTAATGCATGTGAACAATGAAATAGGCAATATGCTGGATCTTAAAAAGACGGCTGAGCTTATAAAATCATACAAAGCGCTTTTCCATTCAGATACCGTACAATCCATAGGCCATTTTAATTTAGATCTTAATGATATCCCTGTAGATTTTACCGCAGTTAGCGCGCATAAATTTCATGGACCAAAAGGAGTTGGTTTCGCTTTTGTGCGACGTAATTCTGGACTGAAACCTTTGATCTTCGGAGGAGAGCAGGAGCGAGGTCACCGTGCCGGAACCGAAGGGGTTCATAATATTGTAGGTTTGGAGGAATCTTTAAAACTTGCTTATGAGAATCTGGAGGAGGAGAAAGAATATGTTAGCTCGCTGAAAAAGCATTTTATAGATAGTCTTAAAAAGGAAATCCCGGGAGTTAAATTTAACGGGGCCTGTGAAGATTTCGAAAAAAGCACTTATACTTTGATCAACGTTTGTTTGCCTGTAAGTCAGGAAAAAGCATTGATGTTATTGTTCCAGCTGGATCTTAAAGGAATTGCCTGTTCTAAAGGTAGTGCCTGCCAGAGTGGAAGCGAGCAGGGTTCTCATGTGCTTAACGCGTTCCTTTCTGAAGAAGACCGTAAGAAACCATCGCTTAGATTTTCCTTCTCGCGATTTAATACTAAAGAAGAGATCGATTACGTGGTTAAAACTTTGAAAGAGTTTATTGAGGATTAA
- a CDS encoding porin family protein: MKKTFLLLVIAIVGVSTSSNAQEYWNFGVKGGVNFTNMTSDGFEDNKSRTGFHLGVLAEIPVSDRFSVQPEVLYSTQGTEDERSNFTNEYKLDYIQVPLIAKFYLIDGLALEAGPSFNFLVNEEYKFDNGALDLEADSELASTFEFAGAFGASYKFNNGFFVNGRYVQGFTDAFDSDSFDDDAINNNGFQLGVGFQF; encoded by the coding sequence ATGAAAAAGACGTTTTTATTATTAGTAATTGCAATCGTTGGAGTGAGTACTTCATCAAATGCACAGGAGTATTGGAATTTTGGAGTTAAAGGTGGAGTGAATTTCACGAACATGACTTCAGACGGATTCGAGGATAATAAGAGCAGAACCGGTTTCCATCTGGGTGTTTTAGCCGAGATCCCGGTAAGCGATCGTTTTTCGGTACAACCAGAGGTGCTATATTCTACCCAGGGAACCGAGGATGAAAGATCTAATTTCACCAATGAGTATAAACTGGATTATATTCAGGTACCTCTTATCGCGAAATTTTACTTGATCGATGGATTGGCCCTTGAAGCGGGACCATCTTTTAACTTTCTGGTAAATGAAGAGTATAAATTCGATAATGGTGCTCTGGATCTTGAAGCAGACTCTGAATTGGCTAGTACCTTTGAATTTGCAGGAGCATTTGGTGCTTCCTATAAATTCAATAACGGGTTCTTCGTAAACGGAAGATATGTACAGGGATTTACCGATGCCTTTGATAGCGACAGTTTTGATGATGATGCTATCAATAATAACGGATTTCAACTAGGAGTTGGTTTCCAGTTCTAG
- the rny gene encoding ribonuclease Y yields the protein MDILIIIIAAVIGLALGFAIAKTLEKKQASNTIASAKKEAAGIIKEAKAEGESIKKDKILQAKEKFIELKSEHEKVILSRDKKISDAEKRIKDKESHVSNELGKNKKLNKELEDKVADYNHRLDYLEKKQEEIDKLHNSKVQQLEVISGLSAEDAKAQLVESLKDTAKADAMSIIQDTVEEAKLTAQQEARKIIINTIQRIGTEEAIENCVSVFNLESDDVKGRIIGREGRNIRALEAATGVEIIVDDTPEAIILSCFDSVRREVARLSLHKLVTDGRIHPARIEEVVKKTRKQIEEEIIDIGKRTVIDLGIHGLQPELIKMVGRMKYRSSYGQNLLQHSREVAKLCGVMAAELGLNPKLAKRAGLLHDIGKVPETETEVPHAILGMQWAEKHGEKPEVCNAIGAHHDEIEMNSLLSPIVQVCDAISGARPGARRQVLDSYIQRLKDLEDIAFGFGGVKKAYAIQAGRELRVIVESEKVSDEKAANLSFEISQKIQTDMTYPGQVKITVIRETRAVNVAK from the coding sequence ATGGACATACTAATTATAATCATAGCCGCAGTCATTGGTCTGGCACTGGGCTTTGCGATAGCAAAAACGCTCGAGAAGAAGCAGGCCTCTAATACCATAGCCAGTGCGAAAAAAGAAGCTGCAGGTATCATTAAAGAAGCTAAGGCTGAAGGCGAAAGTATTAAAAAGGATAAGATCCTGCAGGCTAAAGAAAAGTTCATTGAACTTAAGTCTGAACATGAGAAAGTAATTCTTTCGAGAGATAAGAAGATAAGCGATGCTGAAAAAAGAATCAAGGATAAAGAATCTCATGTATCTAATGAACTTGGTAAGAACAAAAAATTAAACAAGGAACTTGAAGATAAAGTAGCCGATTATAATCACAGGTTGGATTATCTTGAAAAGAAACAGGAGGAGATAGACAAGCTGCATAACAGTAAAGTACAGCAGCTGGAGGTAATCTCTGGTCTTTCTGCTGAAGATGCGAAAGCACAGCTTGTAGAGTCTTTAAAGGATACTGCCAAGGCAGATGCCATGTCCATTATTCAGGATACGGTAGAAGAAGCTAAGCTAACTGCACAACAGGAAGCGCGAAAGATCATCATCAATACCATTCAGCGAATTGGAACAGAGGAGGCAATAGAGAATTGCGTTTCTGTATTCAACCTGGAAAGTGATGATGTAAAAGGTAGAATTATTGGTCGTGAAGGTAGAAACATTCGTGCGCTGGAAGCAGCTACGGGTGTTGAGATCATCGTAGATGATACTCCTGAAGCAATTATTCTAAGCTGTTTCGACTCGGTAAGAAGAGAGGTTGCGAGATTATCCCTGCATAAACTGGTAACCGATGGTCGTATTCACCCTGCCCGTATCGAGGAAGTAGTGAAAAAGACCAGAAAGCAGATCGAAGAAGAGATCATAGATATAGGTAAAAGAACTGTAATAGATCTTGGGATCCATGGTTTACAACCAGAATTGATCAAGATGGTAGGTAGAATGAAATATCGTTCTTCTTATGGTCAGAATCTTCTGCAACACTCGAGAGAAGTTGCAAAACTTTGTGGTGTAATGGCTGCAGAACTTGGCCTGAACCCTAAACTTGCCAAACGTGCCGGATTACTGCATGATATTGGTAAAGTGCCGGAAACAGAAACAGAAGTGCCTCACGCGATCCTTGGTATGCAATGGGCAGAGAAGCATGGTGAAAAACCAGAAGTTTGCAACGCCATTGGAGCTCACCACGATGAGATCGAAATGAACTCTTTATTGTCTCCTATCGTTCAGGTTTGTGATGCGATTAGTGGGGCAAGACCAGGAGCCAGAAGACAGGTACTCGATTCTTATATCCAGAGATTAAAAGATCTTGAAGATATCGCCTTCGGTTTTGGAGGTGTTAAAAAAGCCTATGCTATTCAGGCGGGTAGAGAATTGAGAGTGATCGTTGAAAGCGAAAAGGTTTCAGATGAGAAGGCAGCGAACCTTTCATTTGAGATCTCTCAGAAGATACAAACAGATATGACCTACCCAGGTCAGGTTAAGATCACGGTAATTCGTGAGACCAGAGCGGTGAATGTCGCTAAATAG
- a CDS encoding cell division protein ZapA produces MEDKLKIKISIADRVYPLTIQPSQEEGLRKAAKKIEAMIKQFEQSYAVRDKQDVLAMCALQFAAQTEQKNIDNSSEMIEAEEKLRSLNELLQQHLTS; encoded by the coding sequence ATGGAAGATAAACTGAAGATCAAAATATCGATTGCAGACCGCGTATATCCGCTTACTATTCAGCCTAGTCAGGAGGAAGGTTTGCGAAAAGCGGCAAAGAAGATCGAGGCTATGATCAAACAATTTGAGCAAAGCTATGCTGTAAGGGATAAACAGGATGTTCTGGCAATGTGTGCATTGCAGTTCGCCGCCCAGACCGAGCAGAAAAATATTGATAATTCGAGCGAAATGATTGAAGCAGAAGAGAAGTTAAGGTCACTTAACGAACTGCTGCAGCAACATTTAACCTCTTAA
- a CDS encoding M23 family metallopeptidase, with the protein MKRATSLLFLVLFSTLQAQNDLPQDYFQNPLDIPIVLAGTFGELRSNHFHSGLDIKTQQREGLEVKAAAEGYISRINIQHYGYGKALYVQHPNGYTTVYGHLQKLAPKFKEYLRKHQYQKESYEIELFPEPGELKVEKGELIAYSGNTGGSGGPHLHFEIRDGSQRPMNAQMFGLDVADSREPLIQGLFAYPLGDDAHVNNSQARQKLRLIPQNDGTYTTSEVEACGEIGFGISTVDQQDMAYNHNGVFKIEANLNGDKVFEIDFDKFSFAETRHLNQLIDYEYYANNKSRVQKLFKNQGNPLSIYGDLEEEGKLNIKDSLDYQYTIKVTDFKGNEKVVRIPIKGQISDQIKKREVQETDYLASASSGLSAKGHTMDVYIPEGSLYEDAYLDINFSEDMVEVHRDEIPLHKNFTIGFDVSEYPADDREQLFIARLSDYGRPIYSTTYKKGNRFTTGTRTFGKYFLSKDTIAPKVNPVNFYDGQWISNNETLKVKISDDLSGINDYRATVNGKFILMEYEYKNNTLTHYFSDDVLTETENDLKVIVTDNVGNTTTYTSRFFRK; encoded by the coding sequence ATGAAGAGAGCAACAAGCCTGCTATTTTTAGTATTATTTTCTACGTTACAAGCACAGAACGACCTCCCGCAGGATTATTTTCAAAACCCCCTCGATATTCCTATTGTCCTAGCCGGGACTTTTGGAGAGTTAAGGTCCAATCATTTTCACAGTGGGCTGGATATTAAAACTCAGCAACGAGAAGGCTTGGAAGTAAAAGCAGCGGCCGAAGGTTATATTAGCAGGATCAATATTCAGCATTATGGCTACGGAAAAGCTTTATACGTTCAACATCCTAACGGATACACCACCGTTTACGGGCATTTACAGAAATTAGCGCCAAAATTCAAAGAATATTTAAGAAAGCATCAATATCAAAAGGAGTCTTATGAAATTGAGCTTTTTCCCGAGCCGGGAGAACTAAAAGTTGAAAAAGGTGAATTGATCGCCTATAGTGGTAATACCGGAGGAAGCGGCGGACCTCATCTACATTTTGAAATTCGCGATGGAAGTCAGCGCCCAATGAATGCACAAATGTTCGGTCTTGATGTTGCCGATTCACGCGAGCCTCTCATTCAAGGTTTGTTCGCCTATCCGCTTGGCGATGACGCCCATGTAAACAACTCACAGGCACGCCAGAAATTGAGATTGATCCCTCAAAATGACGGAACTTACACAACCAGTGAAGTTGAAGCTTGTGGTGAAATAGGCTTTGGTATATCTACTGTAGATCAGCAGGATATGGCTTATAATCATAACGGAGTTTTCAAGATAGAAGCTAATTTAAATGGCGACAAGGTTTTTGAAATAGACTTTGATAAATTCTCATTTGCTGAAACCAGGCATTTGAACCAGCTTATAGATTATGAATATTATGCTAATAACAAAAGCAGGGTTCAGAAGCTATTTAAAAACCAGGGCAATCCTTTAAGTATTTATGGAGATTTGGAAGAGGAAGGCAAACTAAATATTAAAGACAGCCTGGACTATCAATACACCATCAAGGTTACCGACTTCAAAGGAAACGAAAAAGTGGTTAGAATTCCTATCAAGGGACAAATCAGTGACCAGATCAAAAAGAGGGAAGTACAGGAAACCGATTACCTGGCAAGCGCTTCCAGTGGACTTTCAGCAAAAGGGCATACCATGGATGTTTATATTCCTGAAGGCAGCCTTTATGAAGACGCTTATTTAGATATTAATTTTTCTGAAGATATGGTTGAAGTGCATCGCGATGAAATTCCTCTGCATAAGAATTTTACCATAGGTTTCGATGTAAGTGAATATCCTGCTGATGATAGAGAACAACTATTCATCGCCAGGTTGTCAGATTATGGCAGGCCTATTTACTCAACTACCTATAAAAAGGGAAACAGATTCACGACCGGCACCAGAACTTTTGGAAAGTACTTTTTATCCAAGGACACTATCGCCCCAAAAGTTAACCCGGTTAATTTCTACGACGGCCAGTGGATCTCCAACAACGAAACCCTGAAGGTCAAAATTTCTGATGATCTTTCAGGCATCAATGATTACAGGGCGACCGTGAATGGAAAATTCATCTTAATGGAGTATGAGTATAAGAATAATACCCTCACGCATTATTTTTCTGATGATGTACTTACCGAAACTGAGAACGACCTGAAAGTGATTGTGACAGACAATGTTGGGAATACTACCACTTACACTTCTAGATTCTTTAGAAAATAA
- a CDS encoding Smr/MutS family protein, whose amino-acid sequence MDFRPGDRVELLDDDLSGIVQKANGDEVEIKTEDGFIMSFPADHLVKIKDDINAIDVEEFDFEEVLEEKTPPKKKQSSRSKPKDKGAPPMEVDLHINQLVKSSRGMANHEILNLQLDTARHKLEFAMQKRIQKVVFIHGVGEGVLKMELEYLLGRYSNIKFYDADYQKYGLGATEVYILQNP is encoded by the coding sequence ATGGATTTTAGACCGGGTGACAGAGTAGAACTTTTGGATGATGACCTAAGTGGGATTGTACAGAAAGCGAATGGAGATGAAGTTGAAATAAAGACTGAGGATGGTTTTATTATGAGTTTTCCGGCAGACCACCTTGTCAAGATCAAAGATGATATAAATGCAATTGATGTAGAGGAATTTGATTTTGAAGAGGTATTAGAAGAAAAGACACCGCCCAAGAAAAAACAGTCTTCCAGAAGTAAACCGAAAGATAAAGGCGCTCCGCCAATGGAAGTAGACCTTCATATCAACCAGCTGGTAAAGTCTTCCCGAGGGATGGCGAATCATGAAATACTCAACCTGCAGCTAGATACCGCGAGACATAAACTGGAATTTGCTATGCAAAAGCGAATCCAGAAAGTGGTATTTATCCACGGAGTAGGGGAAGGAGTTTTGAAAATGGAACTGGAATACCTCTTAGGACGTTATTCCAATATTAAATTTTATGATGCCGATTACCAGAAATATGGTTTAGGCGCGACCGAAGTCTATATTTTGCAGAATCCTTAG
- a CDS encoding aldo/keto reductase, which yields MKKLKFKNGDTMDAIGLGTWKSEKGEVTKAVKIALNNGYKHIDCAATYGNEAEVGEAFNEVFSKGEIKREDVWVTSKLWNNAHKKEDVIPALKQTLKDLQLDYLDLYLIHWPVAFKPDVGFPEKAEDFLSLDEVPLIETWKEMIKAKEQGLVKHIGVSNFSIEKLEELMADTDHTPEMNQVELHPYLQQNKLLEFCSKHGINVTGYSPLGSGDRPEAMKAADEPSLLENPVINKIAKKHGASPGQILIKWSEQRGTAVIPKSTNEKRIKENLMSAGYQLDEEDMKEIADLDYHFRYVTGKFFEMEGNSYENIYND from the coding sequence ATGAAGAAACTTAAATTCAAGAATGGTGACACAATGGACGCCATAGGTCTAGGAACCTGGAAGTCTGAAAAAGGAGAAGTCACCAAAGCAGTAAAAATAGCCCTCAATAACGGGTATAAGCATATAGACTGCGCTGCAACTTATGGTAATGAAGCAGAAGTTGGCGAAGCATTCAATGAAGTCTTTAGTAAGGGAGAGATTAAAAGAGAAGATGTTTGGGTTACGTCCAAATTATGGAACAATGCTCATAAAAAAGAAGATGTGATTCCCGCCTTAAAACAAACCCTAAAAGATCTTCAGTTGGATTATCTTGATCTATACCTTATTCACTGGCCAGTGGCTTTTAAACCTGATGTTGGATTTCCGGAAAAAGCCGAAGATTTTCTTTCACTGGATGAAGTACCGTTAATTGAGACCTGGAAGGAAATGATAAAAGCCAAGGAACAGGGGCTTGTTAAGCATATTGGTGTTTCTAATTTCAGTATTGAAAAACTGGAGGAATTAATGGCAGATACAGATCATACTCCTGAAATGAACCAGGTAGAGCTTCACCCCTATTTGCAACAAAATAAATTATTAGAGTTCTGTAGTAAGCATGGTATTAATGTGACCGGATACTCGCCATTAGGTAGTGGAGACCGCCCTGAAGCCATGAAAGCGGCAGATGAACCGTCATTGCTTGAAAATCCCGTCATCAATAAGATCGCCAAGAAACACGGAGCTTCCCCAGGGCAGATCCTTATTAAATGGAGCGAGCAAAGAGGAACGGCAGTGATCCCAAAATCGACCAACGAGAAAAGAATCAAAGAAAACCTCATGAGTGCTGGATATCAACTGGATGAAGAAGATATGAAAGAGATCGCAGACCTGGATTATCATTTTAGATATGTGACCGGGAAATTCTTCGAGATGGAAGGAAATTCTTATGAGAATATTTATAATGATTAA
- a CDS encoding porin family protein — MFKKQILIAAFAILSISAFAQETTFGVKAGVNFSSIGGDDTEEIDGRTGFHVGGLAEIMFTDQFGIQPELLYSMQGATSEDTPAGISIKEELKLDYLTLPVLAKYKFAPGWNLHLGPQIGFLLNAKNESEVFYEGETESESEDLKDYVSSIDFGLSGGFGYELDMGVFFDARYYLGLSDINDDNEELDSDYSVHNNVIQLSVGYKF, encoded by the coding sequence ATGTTTAAAAAACAAATTCTAATTGCGGCATTCGCAATTTTATCTATTTCTGCATTCGCACAGGAAACTACTTTTGGAGTTAAGGCCGGTGTCAATTTTTCATCGATTGGTGGAGATGATACTGAAGAAATCGATGGAAGAACTGGATTTCATGTTGGAGGTTTAGCCGAAATCATGTTTACAGATCAATTCGGTATTCAGCCAGAATTGCTGTATTCAATGCAAGGTGCAACAAGTGAAGATACTCCAGCCGGTATTAGTATCAAGGAAGAACTAAAACTTGACTACCTTACGTTACCTGTACTTGCAAAGTATAAATTCGCTCCTGGGTGGAATCTACACCTTGGTCCTCAAATTGGTTTTTTATTAAATGCAAAGAATGAATCTGAGGTTTTTTATGAGGGAGAAACGGAATCTGAATCAGAAGATTTAAAAGACTATGTGTCCAGTATTGATTTTGGATTATCAGGAGGCTTTGGTTATGAGTTGGATATGGGCGTTTTTTTTGATGCAAGATACTATCTCGGTTTATCAGATATCAACGATGATAATGAAGAATTAGATTCGGATTATAGTGTTCACAATAACGTAATCCAATTATCTGTAGGCTATAAGTTTTAG
- a CDS encoding porin family protein, which translates to MFKRLFFTSLFMILSYYAHAQQFSYGPKIGLSLSTISAEDNGTFTSRVGFTAGLMAEIKLSEKFSLQPEALYSMQGAKASNDYFIYDNGLEFENVIVKLDYINFPILAEYYITPKLSAQFGPQLSLLVNSKLELDFTYEGGTQFRSNSIDEQIRDMDFGLSGGFEYILDNGILFNLRYNLGLRDFVLAADGGLQGDNKNNVIQLSVGYKF; encoded by the coding sequence ATGTTCAAAAGATTATTCTTTACTAGTCTATTTATGATCCTATCTTATTACGCCCATGCGCAACAATTTTCTTACGGTCCTAAAATAGGTTTGAGTCTCTCTACAATAAGTGCCGAAGACAACGGGACCTTTACCAGCCGCGTAGGGTTTACTGCAGGTTTAATGGCCGAGATCAAATTATCGGAAAAATTTTCGTTACAGCCAGAGGCACTTTACTCCATGCAGGGTGCTAAAGCATCGAATGATTATTTTATTTATGATAATGGGCTGGAATTTGAAAATGTGATCGTTAAATTAGATTACATAAATTTTCCCATCCTTGCAGAATATTATATCACACCAAAGTTAAGTGCGCAATTCGGACCACAGTTAAGCTTACTGGTGAATTCAAAACTGGAACTTGATTTTACTTATGAGGGGGGTACCCAGTTTCGATCAAACAGTATCGATGAGCAAATAAGGGATATGGACTTCGGTCTGTCTGGAGGATTCGAATATATTCTAGACAATGGGATATTATTTAATTTAAGATACAATCTAGGTCTTAGAGATTTTGTTTTAGCTGCAGATGGAGGATTGCAGGGAGATAATAAAAATAACGTAATCCAATTATCTGTAGGCTATAAGTTTTAA
- a CDS encoding T9SS type A sorting domain-containing protein has product MKLPLLFLMIFSASGLYAQLFIGPSVKSDSYIYAKDRLVYVEKEIELSENRKVEPAASIYLRKDSQMLQGEKENNNNKGNGKISIFQEGTSNAYDYNYWSLPVLAALSGSLVNDYIFDPVNSTYSKNAKLISALDGQSNPLSISNRWIYTFSGSNYSNWAFLGDHFDLLPGEGFTMKGVNGTNLNEIEGVPINNGNAQTYDFRGLPNDGIIGLPIKKDQVLLVGNPYPSALDLNKFLIENTSTTGIAYFWDSKENGNSHLLTDYEGGYGTYSPGVGVYIPPMFKRYSNGSETGETGKYYERKISPIGQGFMVIGQKDGTLGFRNSYRVFQKEDPAISVFKSHEIENISLNLDIEIDSVYMQKLALVLKDDSSPDEDHALDARKMNENPIDISWSISNKAFVINVRPKLNEELIPLRILLDKDSDLKFSISDLSNFNPDRIFIYDAKDDLYFSIKTGYLKINLLQGEYNDRFFLSFIEKLPMDSEVENEKPSLEVKPLNILLNSIEIFQNNAENQLEVRVLYEAGIKNLSLHDLNGKLFHFENFKNLEKEFNFPTGNLSNAVYIVKVNTTDNRELTKKISIRN; this is encoded by the coding sequence ATGAAGCTTCCACTCCTTTTTTTGATGATTTTTAGCGCATCTGGTTTATACGCGCAGCTATTTATTGGTCCTTCAGTTAAATCTGATAGCTATATCTATGCAAAAGATCGGCTGGTTTATGTTGAAAAGGAAATCGAATTATCTGAGAATCGCAAAGTGGAACCTGCAGCCAGCATCTATCTTCGCAAAGACTCCCAAATGCTCCAGGGAGAAAAGGAAAATAACAATAATAAAGGAAACGGGAAAATATCAATTTTTCAGGAAGGAACTTCTAATGCGTATGATTATAATTATTGGTCATTACCAGTTTTAGCAGCCCTTAGCGGTAGTTTAGTAAATGATTACATTTTCGATCCTGTAAACTCCACCTACAGTAAAAATGCGAAATTGATCTCAGCTCTTGATGGGCAGAGCAATCCACTAAGTATTTCCAATCGTTGGATTTATACTTTTTCAGGTTCCAACTATTCTAATTGGGCATTTTTAGGGGATCATTTCGATCTTTTGCCCGGAGAAGGTTTTACCATGAAGGGTGTAAATGGTACAAATTTAAATGAGATTGAAGGTGTTCCTATAAACAATGGAAATGCCCAGACCTATGATTTTCGAGGATTGCCTAACGACGGAATAATAGGTTTACCAATTAAAAAAGACCAGGTACTCCTCGTTGGGAACCCGTATCCTTCAGCTCTTGATCTCAATAAGTTCTTAATAGAAAATACCTCTACCACAGGTATCGCCTATTTCTGGGATTCAAAGGAAAATGGGAATTCTCATTTACTAACTGATTATGAAGGAGGATATGGGACTTACTCTCCCGGTGTAGGTGTTTACATTCCACCGATGTTCAAAAGATATTCCAACGGTAGTGAGACAGGGGAAACGGGAAAATATTATGAAAGAAAGATCTCACCAATTGGCCAGGGTTTCATGGTGATAGGACAAAAAGATGGGACGCTAGGCTTCAGGAATTCATACCGGGTCTTTCAAAAAGAAGATCCAGCTATTTCTGTTTTCAAGTCTCATGAAATCGAAAATATTTCTCTGAATCTGGATATCGAAATAGATTCGGTTTATATGCAAAAACTGGCTCTTGTACTCAAAGATGATTCAAGCCCAGATGAAGACCATGCTTTAGACGCCAGGAAAATGAATGAGAACCCGATAGATATTAGCTGGTCGATCTCAAATAAAGCTTTTGTTATTAACGTTAGGCCCAAGTTAAATGAAGAATTAATTCCACTTAGAATCCTTCTTGATAAAGATTCAGATTTAAAATTTTCGATAAGTGATTTGAGCAATTTTAATCCAGACCGCATCTTCATTTATGATGCGAAAGATGATCTTTATTTCAGCATTAAGACCGGTTATCTGAAAATCAATCTTCTTCAGGGAGAATATAACGATCGTTTCTTTCTTAGCTTTATAGAAAAGCTACCGATGGACTCAGAGGTAGAAAATGAGAAACCATCCCTTGAAGTTAAACCGCTGAATATCTTATTGAACTCTATAGAAATTTTCCAGAACAATGCAGAAAACCAGCTTGAGGTTAGAGTTCTTTATGAGGCCGGCATTAAAAATCTAAGCCTGCATGACCTTAATGGAAAGTTATTTCATTTTGAAAATTTCAAAAACCTGGAAAAAGAATTTAATTTTCCCACTGGAAATTTGAGCAATGCTGTCTATATTGTGAAGGTAAACACCACCGATAACAGGGAATTGACAAAAAAAATAAGCATTAGAAATTGA